In a single window of the Caproicibacterium sp. BJN0003 genome:
- a CDS encoding ANTAR domain-containing response regulator has translation MDSVLIVSSTSKGQKYFSDFLNAHEFNRIGIAASGGEARRILLEMPYDLVVINAPLRDEFGHELAIDLSNTTSAGVLMVVKSELADSVSLRVEDEGVIVVSKPINRTIFYQSLRLSLIANKRLAILQKENSRLQKKVSELREVGRAKCALVQYRHLTEQEAHHFIEKQAMDQRLSVLDIAEDILRTYEG, from the coding sequence GTGGATAGCGTATTGATTGTGTCCAGTACGAGTAAAGGACAAAAATATTTCTCGGATTTTTTGAATGCACATGAATTTAACCGTATTGGAATTGCAGCTTCCGGCGGAGAAGCCCGTAGAATCCTCTTGGAAATGCCATATGATTTAGTTGTAATCAATGCCCCTTTAAGAGATGAATTCGGGCACGAATTGGCGATCGATTTGAGTAACACGACTTCTGCTGGTGTTTTGATGGTCGTTAAAAGTGAGCTGGCAGATTCTGTATCGCTTCGTGTGGAAGATGAAGGCGTTATCGTTGTTTCGAAGCCAATTAACAGAACAATCTTTTATCAGTCTTTGCGTCTGTCTTTGATTGCCAATAAGCGCCTTGCAATTTTGCAAAAAGAGAACAGTCGTCTGCAGAAAAAAGTCAGTGAGCTGAGAGAAGTTGGCAGAGCAAAATGTGCTTTGGTACAGTATCGTCATTTGACGGAACAGGAGGCCCATCACTTTATTGAAAAACAGGCGATGGATCAGCGGCTTTCTGTCTTAGACATTGCAGAAGATATCCTGAGAACTTACGAAGGATGA
- a CDS encoding LamB/YcsF family protein, with product MSWIDLNCDLGESFGAYKIGRDQEIIPFITSANVGCGFHAGDPCVMDETVKLCKKNQVAVGAHPGFPDLMGFGRRKMTVTPAEAKAYVKYQLGALRAFCDASGVNLQHVKPHGALYNMAGKDYNLARGIAEGIYEVDPKLILMALSGSQMIRAASDIGLRAASEVFADRAYQADGSLVPRGTPGAVIHDVDECIKRIIGMVKEHQVIAITGETVQLCPQSICVHGDTPEAVEFVKNIRKSLQKEGIKLCNLAEGLR from the coding sequence ATGAGTTGGATCGATTTGAATTGTGATTTAGGGGAAAGCTTTGGCGCTTACAAAATCGGGAGAGATCAAGAGATCATTCCATTTATTACTTCCGCAAACGTTGGTTGTGGTTTTCATGCGGGAGACCCCTGCGTAATGGACGAAACAGTAAAATTGTGCAAAAAAAATCAGGTAGCGGTAGGCGCACATCCAGGTTTTCCGGATTTAATGGGATTTGGACGCCGCAAAATGACAGTTACTCCTGCTGAGGCAAAAGCTTATGTGAAATATCAACTTGGTGCACTGCGCGCATTTTGTGATGCAAGCGGAGTCAATTTGCAGCATGTAAAGCCACACGGCGCTCTTTATAATATGGCAGGAAAAGATTATAACCTTGCGCGTGGAATTGCCGAGGGAATTTATGAAGTTGATCCTAAATTGATTCTGATGGCTCTTTCCGGCAGTCAGATGATTCGTGCAGCTTCTGATATTGGGTTGCGTGCAGCAAGTGAAGTCTTTGCAGACCGTGCTTATCAGGCGGATGGCAGCCTTGTTCCACGCGGAACTCCGGGAGCAGTGATTCATGATGTAGACGAGTGTATCAAGAGAATTATTGGAATGGTCAAGGAGCATCAGGTGATCGCGATTACAGGGGAAACTGTGCAGCTTTGTCCACAGTCGATTTGTGTTCATGGAGATACACCGGAAGCGGTGGAATTCGTGAAAAATATTCGTAAAAGCCTGCAAAAAGAGGGAATCAAACTCTGTAATTTAGCCGAAGGTCTTCGCTGA